In one window of Acanthochromis polyacanthus isolate Apoly-LR-REF ecotype Palm Island chromosome 8, KAUST_Apoly_ChrSc, whole genome shotgun sequence DNA:
- the LOC110959733 gene encoding ras association domain-containing protein 8 isoform X1 yields MELKVWVDGVQRVVCGVTEATTCQEVVIALAQAIGRTGRYTLVEKWRDTERHLAPHESPVASLNTWGQYAGDVQLILHRTGPSLTERPPSEGPPLRGPERGLHRQSLPPLAKLRHPNDRSLRRREPRRKSLTFTGAPRSLREILSGGQMGEAEAKRRLLLGNSGNHHHAGPTIGNTSPGLWACRMEDLVRLVGLQRETLNVLEKKLEAYETELQVWAEGRGGRGGTCPGDPGGVLIEEILRLEKHLRKNEVEMEEEEFWATELQIELESERQLEERLQELRGRLQGCELEIEEKLAMVQGVEVGLEEEKLQRERQETQWVSEAEARAQVLRVKAELKAQERQAVQLESSCRAVDRSLGQNSKKLQDMQHELEQLTKELRQVNLQQFIKQTGTKVTVLPAEPAEDESTHSSHSIDLVPLTGSLKRPVSSHSMSSHLRVLQSPLSSGLNPEGIYV; encoded by the exons ATGGAGCTCAAGGTCTGGGTGGATGGAGTCCAGAGGGTTGTCTGTGGGGTCACTGAGGCAACCACCTGCCAGGAAGTGGTGATTGCTCTGGCCCAGGCCATAG GTCGCACTGGGAGATACACTCTGGTAGAAAAATGGCGGGACACAGAGCGCCACCTCGCCCCTCATGAGAGCCCTGTGGCTTCTCTGAACACCTGGGGCCAGTATGCTGGTGATGTCCAGCTGATCCTGCATCGCACCGGCCCTTCGCTGACTGAGCGGCCCCCCTCAGAAGGCCCACCTCTCAGGGGCCCTGAACGCGGGCTGCATCGTCAGAGCCTCCCTCCACTTGCAAAGCTACGTCATCCAAACGATCGCTCCCTCCGCCGCCGTGAACCACGCCGCAAGTCTCTCACATTCACCGGTGCACCCAGAAGCCTTAGGGAGATACTGAGCGGGGGCCAAATGGGTGAGGCCGAGGCCAAACGAAGACTTCTTCTGGGAAACAGTGGGAATCATCACCATGCTGGACCAACCATCGGGAACACGTCTCCTGGTCTGTGGGCCTGTCGCATGGAAGATCTGGTCAGACTGGTCGGTCTGCAGAGAGAGACTCTAAATGTGCTGGAGAAGAAGCTGGAGGCCTACGAGACTGAGCTTCAAGTCTGGGCTGAGGGGCGAGGGGGGCGAGGTGGAACCTGTCCTGGGGACCCAGGTGGAGTGTTGATAGAGGAGATCCTGAGGCTAGAGAAGCACCTGAGAAAGAATGaggtggagatggaggaggaagagtttTGGGCGACTGAGCTGCAGATTGAGCTAGAGAGTGAGAGACAGCTGGAAGAAAGGCTGCAGGAGCTACGTGGGCGTCTGCAGGGCTGTGAACTGGAAATTGAAGAAAAGCTGGCAATGGTACAG GGTGTCGAGGTAGGCCTGGaagaggagaagctgcagagAGAGCGGCAAGAGACGCAGTGGGTCAGCGAGGCAGAGGCTCGGGCTCAGGTCCTCCGGGTCAAAGCAGAATTGAAGGCCCAAGAAAGACAGGCTGTCCAGCTGGAAAGCAGCTGCAGAGCTGTTGATCGGTCACTTGGACAAAACAGCAAGAAACTGCAG GACATGCAGCACGAGCTGGAGCAGCTGACCAAGGAGCTGAGGCAAGTTAACCTGCAGCAGTTCATCAAGCAGACCGGCACCAAGGTCACGGTGCTGCCGGCTGAACCCGCTGAGGATGAAAGTACCCACAGCAGTCACAGTATAG ATTTAGTTCCCCTGACTGGCTCCCTGAAGCGCCCCGTGTCGTCACACTCCATGTCCAGTCACCTCCGGGTCCTCCAGAGTCCCCTCAGCTCTGGCTTGAACCCAGAGGGGATCTATGTGTGA
- the LOC110959733 gene encoding ras association domain-containing protein 8 isoform X2: MELKVWVDGVQRVVCGVTEATTCQEVVIALAQAIGRTGRYTLVEKWRDTERHLAPHESPVASLNTWGQYAGDVQLILHRTGPSLTERPPSEGPPLRGPERGLHRQSLPPLAKLRHPNDRSLRRREPRRKSLTFTGAPRSLREILSGGQMGEAEAKRRLLLGNSGNHHHAGPTIGNTSPGLWACRMEDLVRLVGLQRETLNVLEKKLEAYETELQVWAEGRGGRGGTCPGDPGGVLIEEILRLEKHLRKNEVEMEEEEFWATELQIELESERQLEERLQELRGRLQGCELEIEEKLAMGVEVGLEEEKLQRERQETQWVSEAEARAQVLRVKAELKAQERQAVQLESSCRAVDRSLGQNSKKLQDMQHELEQLTKELRQVNLQQFIKQTGTKVTVLPAEPAEDESTHSSHSIDLVPLTGSLKRPVSSHSMSSHLRVLQSPLSSGLNPEGIYV, translated from the exons ATGGAGCTCAAGGTCTGGGTGGATGGAGTCCAGAGGGTTGTCTGTGGGGTCACTGAGGCAACCACCTGCCAGGAAGTGGTGATTGCTCTGGCCCAGGCCATAG GTCGCACTGGGAGATACACTCTGGTAGAAAAATGGCGGGACACAGAGCGCCACCTCGCCCCTCATGAGAGCCCTGTGGCTTCTCTGAACACCTGGGGCCAGTATGCTGGTGATGTCCAGCTGATCCTGCATCGCACCGGCCCTTCGCTGACTGAGCGGCCCCCCTCAGAAGGCCCACCTCTCAGGGGCCCTGAACGCGGGCTGCATCGTCAGAGCCTCCCTCCACTTGCAAAGCTACGTCATCCAAACGATCGCTCCCTCCGCCGCCGTGAACCACGCCGCAAGTCTCTCACATTCACCGGTGCACCCAGAAGCCTTAGGGAGATACTGAGCGGGGGCCAAATGGGTGAGGCCGAGGCCAAACGAAGACTTCTTCTGGGAAACAGTGGGAATCATCACCATGCTGGACCAACCATCGGGAACACGTCTCCTGGTCTGTGGGCCTGTCGCATGGAAGATCTGGTCAGACTGGTCGGTCTGCAGAGAGAGACTCTAAATGTGCTGGAGAAGAAGCTGGAGGCCTACGAGACTGAGCTTCAAGTCTGGGCTGAGGGGCGAGGGGGGCGAGGTGGAACCTGTCCTGGGGACCCAGGTGGAGTGTTGATAGAGGAGATCCTGAGGCTAGAGAAGCACCTGAGAAAGAATGaggtggagatggaggaggaagagtttTGGGCGACTGAGCTGCAGATTGAGCTAGAGAGTGAGAGACAGCTGGAAGAAAGGCTGCAGGAGCTACGTGGGCGTCTGCAGGGCTGTGAACTGGAAATTGAAGAAAAGCTGGCAATG GGTGTCGAGGTAGGCCTGGaagaggagaagctgcagagAGAGCGGCAAGAGACGCAGTGGGTCAGCGAGGCAGAGGCTCGGGCTCAGGTCCTCCGGGTCAAAGCAGAATTGAAGGCCCAAGAAAGACAGGCTGTCCAGCTGGAAAGCAGCTGCAGAGCTGTTGATCGGTCACTTGGACAAAACAGCAAGAAACTGCAG GACATGCAGCACGAGCTGGAGCAGCTGACCAAGGAGCTGAGGCAAGTTAACCTGCAGCAGTTCATCAAGCAGACCGGCACCAAGGTCACGGTGCTGCCGGCTGAACCCGCTGAGGATGAAAGTACCCACAGCAGTCACAGTATAG ATTTAGTTCCCCTGACTGGCTCCCTGAAGCGCCCCGTGTCGTCACACTCCATGTCCAGTCACCTCCGGGTCCTCCAGAGTCCCCTCAGCTCTGGCTTGAACCCAGAGGGGATCTATGTGTGA